The Chitinophagales bacterium genome contains a region encoding:
- a CDS encoding CTP synthase, translating to MSSTKYIIVTGGVSSSLGKGIISASLAKLLQARGFRVTIQKMDPYINVDPGTLNPYEHGECYVTDDGAETDLDLGHYERFLNIPTSQANNVTTGKIYQEVITKEREGAYLGKTVQVVPHITDEIKRRIQLLGSTGEYDIVITEIGGTVGDIESLPYIEAVRQLKWELGNTNCIVIHLTLIPYLKAAKELKTKPTQHSVKDLLEEGVQPDILVCRTEYHLNMELRRKVAQFCNLTTNAVVESIDAESIYDVPLLMLKENLDKTVLSKLKMHSGDEPNLDKWKEFLGRLKNPTCEVKIGLIGKYVELADAYKSIREAFIHAGAMNECHVEVVSIHSEHINDQNVHHVMADLNGILVAPGFGARGIEGKIIAIRYARENDLPFFGICLGLQCAAVEFARNVLGLKDAHTTEVNPDTLDPVIDMMEEQKRIVLKGGTMRLGAMECDLKKGTKTSNAYQKLKIFERHRHRYEFNNRYLAAFEENGFSAVGMNPESNLVEAMELKKHPWFIGVQYHPELKSTVDNPHPLFVKFVAAGLEEKKRKESSGAEVKEEKAGVYAE from the coding sequence ATGTCATCTACCAAGTATATTATTGTTACGGGAGGTGTAAGCTCATCTCTCGGAAAAGGCATCATTTCAGCTTCTTTGGCCAAGCTTCTGCAGGCTCGCGGATTCCGTGTTACGATACAAAAAATGGATCCTTACATCAATGTAGATCCCGGGACCTTAAATCCATATGAGCATGGAGAGTGTTACGTTACTGACGATGGTGCAGAGACAGACCTCGACCTGGGTCACTATGAGCGTTTTCTGAATATTCCTACCTCTCAGGCGAACAATGTTACAACGGGTAAAATTTATCAGGAGGTGATTACTAAAGAACGGGAAGGAGCTTATTTAGGTAAAACGGTGCAGGTTGTACCGCATATTACAGATGAAATTAAGAGGCGCATCCAATTATTAGGCAGTACGGGTGAATACGATATCGTAATTACAGAAATCGGGGGCACAGTGGGTGATATAGAAAGCTTGCCATACATTGAAGCCGTACGGCAACTGAAGTGGGAACTGGGAAATACAAACTGCATTGTAATACACCTCACGCTTATTCCTTATTTGAAAGCAGCGAAAGAATTAAAAACAAAACCTACCCAGCACAGCGTAAAAGATTTACTTGAAGAAGGCGTACAGCCGGATATTCTTGTCTGTCGAACAGAATATCATCTCAATATGGAATTGCGTCGTAAGGTGGCGCAATTTTGCAATTTAACTACTAACGCTGTAGTGGAAAGTATTGATGCAGAAAGCATTTATGACGTACCGCTGCTTATGCTGAAAGAAAATCTTGACAAAACAGTTCTAAGCAAACTGAAAATGCACTCAGGAGATGAACCCAACCTGGATAAATGGAAAGAGTTTCTCGGGAGGCTGAAAAATCCCACTTGTGAAGTGAAGATTGGCTTGATTGGGAAATATGTAGAGCTGGCGGATGCCTATAAAAGCATTCGTGAAGCTTTTATCCATGCAGGTGCTATGAATGAATGTCATGTAGAAGTAGTTTCCATCCACAGCGAGCACATCAATGATCAGAACGTGCACCATGTGATGGCAGATCTGAACGGGATTCTTGTAGCACCGGGTTTTGGTGCCCGTGGTATTGAGGGAAAAATTATCGCCATCCGTTATGCGAGGGAAAATGATCTGCCATTTTTCGGTATCTGCCTTGGGCTACAGTGCGCAGCTGTAGAGTTTGCGCGGAATGTTTTAGGACTAAAAGATGCACACACTACTGAAGTGAATCCTGATACCCTGGATCCGGTAATTGATATGATGGAAGAACAAAAGCGGATCGTACTGAAAGGAGGCACGATGCGTCTTGGAGCAATGGAATGTGATCTTAAAAAAGGCACAAAAACTTCTAATGCTTATCAGAAGCTGAAAATTTTCGAACGTCACCGCCATCGTTATGAATTTAATAACAGGTACCTGGCAGCTTTCGAAGAAAATGGTTTTTCTGCTGTGGGGATGAATCCTGAAAGTAACCTGGTAGAGGCAATGGAGCTAAAGAAACATCCCTGGTTTATAGGAGTTCAGTATCACCCGGAACTGAAGAGCACGGTTGATAATCCGCATCCGTTATTTGTAAAATTTGTTGCAGCAGGTCTGGAAGAAAAGAAAAGAAAAGAATCCAGCGGTGCAGAGGTAAAAGAAGAAAAGGCAGGAGTTTACGCAGAATAA
- a CDS encoding YsnF/AvaK domain-containing protein produces MTHTVIGMFDDASQAEQAIQELTNNGFNIDNIDIAKRSSSGEANNTGGSYRGSTSDATESESGIGRFFNSLFGNTEEASSYAEVAHKSSSIVTVHAETEESATLASEILDRYGSVDVNERANQYGYSGDSGNSRGNSTMEDTNESRSIPIIEEQVQVGKREVETGGARVRSRIVERPVEENLRLREERVWVERNQVDRAATEEDLANFQEEDIEIVEHAEIPVVSKEARVVEEIKIGKEMNERDETIRETVRKTEVDVENLQKKEKSKKKNNL; encoded by the coding sequence ATGACACACACAGTTATAGGTATGTTCGACGATGCATCGCAGGCCGAACAAGCAATTCAGGAATTAACAAATAATGGATTCAATATCGATAATATTGATATTGCAAAAAGAAGCAGCTCCGGTGAAGCAAATAATACAGGAGGCAGTTATCGCGGATCAACAAGCGATGCAACGGAATCCGAAAGTGGTATTGGCAGATTTTTCAACTCCCTTTTCGGGAATACAGAAGAGGCCAGCAGTTACGCTGAAGTGGCTCACAAAAGCAGTTCTATTGTAACTGTTCATGCAGAAACAGAAGAGTCAGCTACATTAGCATCGGAGATATTAGACAGATATGGATCTGTAGACGTGAATGAGCGTGCTAATCAATATGGATATTCCGGTGATTCAGGAAATAGCAGAGGTAACAGCACTATGGAAGATACCAACGAGTCTCGTTCTATTCCTATAATTGAAGAACAAGTTCAAGTGGGCAAACGTGAAGTAGAAACAGGTGGAGCACGTGTACGCAGCCGTATTGTGGAGCGTCCCGTAGAAGAAAATCTGCGCCTTCGCGAAGAGAGAGTTTGGGTAGAGAGGAATCAGGTTGACCGTGCAGCTACAGAAGAAGATTTGGCCAATTTTCAGGAGGAGGATATTGAAATAGTAGAGCATGCAGAAATTCCTGTTGTTTCAAAAGAAGCACGCGTGGTAGAAGAAATAAAAATTGGCAAAGAAATGAATGAGCGCGATGAAACAATTCGGGAAACAGTGCGCAAAACTGAAGTAGACGTGGAGAACCTTCAAAAGAAGGAAAAGTCAAAAAAGAAAAATAATTTATAA
- a CDS encoding DUF2382 domain-containing protein, producing the protein MENENVFEQKKEENNLIASNAIEQKGQVIIPVIEEQLNVRKEIIETGKIHVSKTISKETEIVTVPFIKEEVKVERIEINQIVSEQPSVRYEDNVMIIPVVKEVVIVEKRLLLVEELRVTKNTVQDEFKQEIILSKENINIERIPSSQNE; encoded by the coding sequence TTGGAAAACGAAAATGTTTTTGAGCAGAAAAAAGAAGAAAATAATTTAATTGCGTCGAATGCAATAGAGCAGAAGGGGCAAGTCATTATTCCTGTTATCGAGGAGCAATTAAATGTCAGGAAAGAAATAATAGAGACAGGAAAAATTCACGTCTCAAAAACAATAAGTAAAGAGACTGAGATAGTTACCGTTCCTTTTATTAAGGAAGAAGTTAAAGTAGAGCGAATAGAAATTAATCAGATAGTGAGTGAGCAACCATCCGTACGGTATGAGGATAACGTTATGATAATACCGGTTGTAAAAGAAGTAGTAATAGTGGAGAAGCGGTTACTGCTTGTGGAAGAGTTGAGGGTGACTAAAAACACTGTCCAGGATGAATTTAAGCAGGAAATAATTTTATCTAAAGAAAATATAAATATTGAGCGGATACCTTCCAGCCAAAATGAGTAA